The proteins below come from a single Thermopolyspora flexuosa genomic window:
- a CDS encoding purine-nucleoside phosphorylase, with product MLSSHGSSPTGAASPDPFATAAEAASALLSRTGLASIEIALVMGSGWSPAADAIGEAIAEFPVTELPGFAPPAVEGHAGRARVVRTEAGRHVLIFLGRTHLYEGRGVEPVVHGVRTAIAAGARVVVLTNAAGGLRPEWQKVGEPVLISDHINLTGANPVTGAKFIDLTEVYSARLRELAREADPSLAEGVYVALRGPTYETPAEIRMLRTLGGDMVGMSTVLEAIAAREGGAEVLGISLVTNPGAGLVGEPLDHEEVLAVGRATASRMGALLARLVDKL from the coding sequence ATGCTCTCCTCTCACGGGTCCTCCCCCACCGGCGCCGCGTCGCCGGACCCCTTCGCGACCGCGGCCGAGGCCGCCTCGGCGCTGCTGTCCCGCACGGGCCTCGCCTCGATCGAGATCGCGCTCGTGATGGGCTCGGGCTGGAGCCCGGCGGCCGACGCGATCGGCGAGGCGATCGCCGAGTTCCCGGTGACCGAGCTGCCCGGCTTCGCCCCGCCCGCCGTGGAGGGCCACGCCGGCCGGGCCCGCGTGGTCCGCACCGAGGCCGGCCGCCACGTGCTGATCTTCCTCGGCCGCACCCACCTGTACGAGGGCCGCGGCGTCGAGCCGGTGGTGCACGGCGTGCGCACCGCGATCGCCGCGGGCGCCCGGGTCGTCGTGCTCACCAACGCCGCCGGAGGCCTGCGGCCGGAGTGGCAGAAGGTCGGCGAGCCGGTGCTGATCAGCGACCACATCAACCTCACCGGCGCGAACCCGGTCACCGGCGCGAAGTTCATCGACCTCACCGAGGTGTACTCGGCCCGGCTGCGCGAGCTCGCCCGGGAGGCCGACCCGTCCCTCGCCGAGGGCGTGTACGTCGCGCTGCGCGGCCCGACGTACGAGACCCCCGCCGAGATCCGCATGCTGCGCACCCTCGGCGGCGACATGGTCGGCATGTCCACCGTGCTCGAGGCGATCGCCGCCCGGGAGGGCGGGGCCGAGGTGCTCGGCATCTCGCTGGTCACCAACCCCGGGGCCGGCCTCGTCGGCGAACCCCTCGACCACGAGGAGGTGCTCGCCGTGGGCCGGGCCACGGCGAGCCGCATGGGCGCCCTCCTCGCCAGGCTGGTCGACAAGCTGTAG
- a CDS encoding WXG100 family type VII secretion target, producing MTKVGGVLADMDQMAQTFKVQAEAIMNVQRALDAEARKIPASWSGPNAEKFLQAWESYKKTFDNVQQTLIEAQEGIRKNREAIAAATGA from the coding sequence ATGACCAAGGTCGGTGGCGTTCTCGCGGACATGGACCAGATGGCGCAGACCTTCAAGGTCCAGGCCGAGGCCATCATGAACGTGCAGCGGGCGCTCGACGCCGAGGCGCGCAAGATCCCGGCGTCCTGGTCCGGCCCGAACGCCGAGAAGTTCCTGCAGGCCTGGGAGAGCTACAAGAAGACCTTCGACAACGTCCAGCAGACGCTGATCGAGGCCCAGGAGGGCATCCGCAAGAACCGCGAGGCGATCGCCGCCGCGACCGGCGCCTGA
- a CDS encoding FtsK/SpoIIIE domain-containing protein has protein sequence MRISLTALTPNGAHDVVVTGDDGTTVGVLAEALVERLTGHAQHVPMPQYGQGPVPVVPQQRPGAAGYPQRPPVELWVNGRRLDPAAPVTRVLRDGDVVAFDPAGAAATWRHEPTGVVEVRISSGPGAGTVHRLGFGPATLGSDRGCTMPVADPHMAPHVATVYVTAQNVTIEPVPGVAVTLDGEPITEPVHWPIGGVLISGSSVFTLRPPEAPDAHLTPMPDGGLAYNRPPRLSGPSRTKTIEVPAEPRRPENYRLQLLSSMVFAVGGVVMAVVLKQPWFLLMTLLTPLSMIAQWWSDRRYGRKRYRQALKEYRQRQAAFAEEVERLRQADQAERRSECPDPAEVLLTAIGPRRRLWERRIHDADTLHLRLGLADLHSRIEFTAERGTYSSDPKELPPVPVSHAVPVTVPLPQVGVLGITGMRQVSRALARWLVAQAAALHSPRDLEIVVLSADAEAAQSWNWVRWLPHCAPHEGEDCVALVGTDPDSTARRISELLNKINERRAAQSRSLGPFGGLDGGGQGAANPFAQGYATQRPYNVLVVLDGARVLRGMPGMPQVLQFGPTVGVYAICVDDDQRLLPEECTTVAACMFEKPGFVRLYGGRVVDELPPDTEVVADQVSVPWCDRTARAMGPLRDVSRDDADSVIPNSARLLDLLGMPDPRPEQIHAYWRRGRTTRVPIGVGAEGMFTIDLRLDGPHGLVAGTTGAGKSELLQSLIASLAVANRPDEMTFVLIDYKGGSAFKDCAKLPHTVGMVSDLDGHLTERALESLAAELKRREHMLLRANAKDIEDYNDLRDAGEPLEPMPRLVLVIDEFAAMVQELPDFMVGLVDIARRGRSLGVHLILATQRPAGVVTPEIAANTNLRISLRVTSAQESTDVINAPNAVSISKDTPGRCYVRSGASSLHLVQSARIGGRRPGAASARPDPVHVVPVGWQHLGMPLPAPPEDDEDDSTMVTDLAVLVDAISAAARQLGIDRQRSPWLPPLPDQVTLRELPMEHPTRLPFGLADIPAEQRRAVECFDLSGGHLLVCGASRSGRSTVLRAIAGSVGVHTSPRDVHLYAVDCGNNALLPLVRMPHTGAVVGRDSPDRLSRLTDRLLEEISRRQQILAAQGFADVTEQRAAVPPEQRMPYLLVLFDRWEGFVAAFENYDNGRLVDQWLQILQEGSGAGVKVVMTGDRSTLVGRVSTQFDDRLVLKLTDAMDYTYVGMKTKDVPEHFPPGRGFRATTGLREVQVALLTDDPAGTAQVAALHEIARMARERVGDIPRPLRPFRVDALPPVIDLAEALRLDDEPVPADAVVFGVGGDALGLRYFRAEEHGPGIVVAGPPKSGRSTALCTMATWLLGRGYEVALITPRRSPLRDLAGRPGVLGSFTADDPVDAVRKAVAGAGRHVLLIDDLELLGNDSELAEWVTEYVGELRDTGNLVIGAGSVDDLDSMYRGPVVAMKKSRNGLLLRPTSTGQGDLLGVRLPRSVASGAGPVGRGLFVVGGQWEQIQVARV, from the coding sequence ATGCGCATCTCTCTCACGGCTCTCACCCCCAACGGCGCGCACGACGTCGTGGTGACCGGCGACGACGGCACCACGGTCGGCGTGCTCGCGGAGGCGCTGGTGGAGCGGCTGACGGGGCACGCCCAGCACGTGCCCATGCCGCAGTACGGCCAGGGCCCCGTGCCGGTGGTGCCGCAGCAGCGGCCGGGTGCGGCCGGGTACCCGCAGCGGCCCCCGGTGGAGCTGTGGGTGAACGGGCGGCGGCTCGATCCGGCGGCGCCGGTGACGCGGGTGCTGCGCGACGGCGACGTGGTCGCGTTCGACCCGGCGGGCGCCGCGGCCACCTGGCGGCACGAGCCGACCGGCGTCGTCGAGGTGCGGATCTCCAGCGGGCCGGGCGCCGGCACCGTGCACCGGCTCGGGTTCGGGCCCGCCACCCTCGGCAGCGACCGCGGCTGCACCATGCCGGTCGCCGACCCGCACATGGCCCCGCACGTGGCCACCGTGTACGTCACCGCCCAGAACGTGACGATCGAACCGGTGCCGGGCGTGGCGGTCACCCTCGACGGCGAGCCGATCACCGAACCCGTGCACTGGCCGATCGGCGGTGTGCTGATCAGCGGCTCGTCGGTGTTCACGCTGCGGCCGCCGGAGGCGCCCGACGCCCACCTGACCCCGATGCCGGACGGCGGGCTCGCCTACAACCGGCCGCCCCGGCTGTCCGGGCCGAGCCGTACCAAGACCATCGAGGTCCCGGCCGAGCCGCGCCGCCCGGAGAACTACCGGCTGCAGCTGCTCTCCTCGATGGTCTTCGCGGTCGGCGGCGTGGTGATGGCGGTGGTGCTCAAGCAGCCGTGGTTCCTGCTGATGACGCTGCTCACCCCGCTGTCGATGATCGCCCAGTGGTGGAGCGACCGCCGGTACGGCCGCAAGCGGTACCGGCAGGCGCTGAAGGAGTACCGGCAGCGCCAGGCCGCGTTCGCCGAGGAGGTCGAGCGGCTGCGGCAGGCCGACCAGGCCGAGCGCCGCTCCGAGTGCCCGGACCCGGCCGAGGTGCTGCTCACCGCGATCGGGCCGCGGCGGCGGCTGTGGGAGCGCCGCATCCACGACGCCGACACCCTCCACCTGCGGCTGGGCCTCGCCGACCTGCACTCCCGCATCGAGTTCACCGCCGAGCGCGGCACGTACTCCTCCGACCCCAAGGAGCTGCCCCCGGTCCCGGTCTCGCACGCGGTGCCGGTCACCGTGCCGCTCCCCCAGGTCGGCGTGCTCGGCATCACCGGGATGCGGCAGGTCTCCCGCGCGCTCGCCCGCTGGCTCGTCGCCCAGGCCGCCGCGCTGCACAGCCCGCGCGACCTGGAGATCGTCGTGCTCAGCGCGGACGCCGAGGCCGCGCAGAGCTGGAACTGGGTGCGCTGGCTGCCGCACTGCGCGCCGCACGAGGGCGAGGACTGCGTGGCGCTCGTCGGCACCGACCCGGACAGCACGGCGCGCCGCATCAGCGAGCTGCTCAACAAGATCAACGAGCGGCGCGCGGCGCAGTCCCGGAGCCTCGGCCCCTTCGGCGGCCTCGACGGCGGCGGCCAGGGCGCCGCCAACCCGTTCGCGCAGGGGTACGCCACGCAGCGGCCGTACAACGTGCTCGTGGTGCTCGACGGCGCCCGGGTGCTGCGCGGCATGCCGGGCATGCCGCAGGTGCTGCAGTTCGGCCCCACCGTGGGCGTGTACGCGATCTGCGTCGACGACGACCAACGGCTGCTGCCCGAGGAGTGCACCACGGTCGCGGCCTGCATGTTCGAGAAGCCCGGATTCGTCCGGCTGTACGGCGGGCGCGTGGTCGACGAGCTGCCGCCGGACACCGAGGTCGTCGCCGACCAGGTGAGCGTGCCGTGGTGCGACCGGACGGCCCGCGCGATGGGGCCGCTGCGCGACGTGAGCCGCGACGACGCCGACTCGGTGATCCCCAACTCGGCCCGGCTGCTCGACCTGCTCGGCATGCCGGACCCGCGGCCGGAGCAGATCCACGCCTACTGGCGGCGGGGCCGTACCACCCGGGTGCCGATCGGCGTCGGCGCGGAGGGCATGTTCACCATCGACCTGCGGCTCGACGGGCCGCACGGGCTCGTCGCCGGTACCACCGGCGCGGGTAAGTCGGAGCTGCTGCAGTCGCTCATCGCCTCGCTCGCGGTGGCGAACCGGCCCGACGAGATGACGTTCGTGCTCATCGACTACAAGGGCGGCAGCGCGTTCAAGGACTGCGCCAAGCTGCCGCACACCGTGGGCATGGTGAGCGACCTCGACGGGCACCTCACCGAGCGGGCGCTGGAGTCCCTCGCCGCGGAGCTGAAGCGGCGCGAGCACATGCTGCTGCGCGCGAACGCCAAGGACATCGAGGACTACAACGACCTGCGGGACGCGGGCGAGCCGCTGGAGCCGATGCCCCGGCTCGTGCTCGTGATCGACGAGTTCGCGGCGATGGTGCAGGAGCTGCCCGACTTCATGGTGGGCCTCGTCGACATCGCCCGGCGGGGCCGCTCGCTCGGCGTGCACCTCATCCTCGCCACCCAGCGCCCGGCCGGCGTGGTCACCCCGGAGATCGCGGCGAACACGAACCTGCGGATCTCGCTGCGGGTGACGAGCGCCCAGGAGTCGACCGACGTGATCAACGCGCCGAACGCGGTGTCGATCTCGAAGGACACCCCGGGCCGCTGTTACGTGCGCTCGGGCGCCTCCTCGCTGCACCTGGTGCAGTCGGCCCGGATCGGCGGCCGGCGGCCCGGCGCCGCGTCGGCGCGGCCGGACCCGGTGCACGTGGTCCCGGTGGGGTGGCAGCACCTGGGCATGCCGCTGCCCGCGCCGCCGGAGGACGACGAGGACGACTCGACGATGGTGACCGACCTCGCCGTGCTCGTCGACGCGATCTCCGCCGCGGCCCGGCAGCTCGGCATCGACCGGCAGCGCAGCCCGTGGCTGCCGCCGCTGCCGGACCAGGTCACGCTGCGCGAGCTGCCGATGGAGCACCCGACCCGGCTGCCGTTCGGCCTCGCCGACATCCCCGCCGAGCAGCGGCGCGCCGTCGAGTGCTTCGACCTGTCCGGCGGGCACCTGCTGGTGTGCGGGGCGAGCCGCAGCGGCCGGTCCACCGTGCTGCGCGCGATCGCGGGCTCGGTGGGCGTTCACACCTCCCCGCGCGACGTGCACCTGTACGCGGTGGACTGCGGCAACAACGCGCTGCTGCCGCTGGTGCGCATGCCGCACACCGGCGCGGTGGTCGGCCGGGACTCGCCCGACCGGCTCAGCCGGCTCACCGACCGGCTGCTGGAGGAGATCTCCCGCCGCCAGCAGATCCTCGCCGCGCAGGGCTTCGCCGACGTCACCGAGCAGCGCGCCGCGGTGCCGCCCGAGCAGCGCATGCCGTACCTGCTGGTGCTGTTCGACCGGTGGGAGGGCTTCGTCGCGGCGTTCGAGAACTACGACAACGGGCGGCTCGTCGACCAGTGGCTGCAGATCCTGCAGGAGGGCTCGGGCGCCGGGGTGAAGGTGGTGATGACCGGCGACCGGTCCACCCTCGTCGGCCGCGTCTCCACGCAGTTCGACGACCGGCTCGTGCTCAAGCTCACCGACGCCATGGACTACACGTACGTCGGCATGAAGACCAAGGACGTGCCGGAGCACTTCCCGCCCGGCCGGGGCTTCCGGGCCACCACCGGGCTGCGCGAGGTGCAGGTCGCCCTGCTGACCGACGACCCGGCGGGTACCGCGCAGGTCGCGGCGCTGCACGAGATCGCCCGGATGGCACGGGAGCGGGTGGGCGATATTCCGCGCCCGCTGCGGCCGTTCCGGGTCGACGCGCTGCCGCCGGTGATCGACCTGGCCGAGGCGCTCAGGCTGGACGACGAGCCGGTCCCGGCCGACGCGGTGGTGTTCGGCGTGGGCGGCGACGCGCTCGGCCTGCGTTACTTCCGCGCCGAGGAGCACGGCCCCGGCATCGTGGTCGCCGGGCCGCCGAAGAGCGGGCGCAGCACCGCGCTGTGCACGATGGCGACCTGGCTGCTCGGCCGCGGGTACGAGGTCGCGCTGATCACGCCGCGGCGCAGCCCGCTGCGCGACCTCGCCGGGCGGCCGGGGGTGCTCGGCTCGTTCACCGCCGACGACCCCGTGGACGCGGTGCGGAAGGCGGTGGCGGGCGCGGGACGGCACGTCCTGCTCATCGACGACCTCGAGCTGCTCGGCAACGACAGCGAGCTCGCCGAGTGGGTCACCGAGTACGTCGGCGAGCTGCGGGACACCGGCAACCTGGTGATCGGGGCGGGCAGCGTGGACGACCTCGACAGCATGTACCGGGGGCCGGTGGTGGCGATGAAGAAGTCCCGCAACGGGCTGCTGCTGCGGCCCACCTCGACCGGCCAGGGCGACCTGCTCGGGGTACGGCTGCCGCGCAGCGTGGCGAGCGGCGCCGGGCCGGTGGGCCGCGGGCTGTTCGTGGTCGGCGGCCAGTGGGAGCAGATCCAGGTCGCCCGGGTGTGA
- a CDS encoding acetyl/propionyl/methylcrotonyl-CoA carboxylase subunit alpha yields the protein MQKVLIANRGEIAVRIARACRDAGLVSVAVYADQDLDALHVRIADEAYALGGQSPAETYLNIGKLLDIARSAGADAVHPGYGFLAENADFAQAVIDAGLIWIGPPPAAIKALGDKVAARHIAQRVGAPLVAGTPDPVSGVDEVIEFAKKHGLPIAIKAAYGGGGRGLKVARTLEEIPDLYDSAVREAVTAFGRGECFVERYLDRPRHVETQCLADAHGNVVVVGTRDCSLQRRHQKLVEEAPAPFLTAEQVELLRISSKAILKEAGYVGAGTCEFLVGQDGTISFLEVNTRLQVEHPVTEEVTGIDLVREQFRIAAGEEIGYDDPEPRGHSIEFRINAEDPGRNFLPAPGTLATMRVPSGPGVRLDSGYEAGMTVPQAFDSLIAKLIVTGRTRDEALARARRALAEFEIEGMPTVLPFHRAVVDDPAFTGEPFGVHTRWIETEFAADIPPYAGEIAEAEPAERERITVEVGGKRLEVVLPAGLTAGGGAKSGGRNPGRTARRSARRGGPAPAAGGDALVSPMQGTIVKVVVADGDTVAAGDTVVVLEAMKMEQPITAHKAGTITGLSAAVGQTVSAGATLCEIKDA from the coding sequence GTGCAGAAGGTCCTGATCGCCAACCGGGGTGAGATCGCCGTCCGGATCGCCCGCGCGTGCCGGGACGCCGGCCTGGTCAGCGTGGCGGTGTACGCCGACCAGGACCTCGACGCGCTGCACGTCCGCATCGCCGACGAGGCGTACGCGCTCGGCGGCCAGTCCCCCGCCGAGACGTACCTCAACATCGGCAAGCTGCTCGACATCGCCCGTTCCGCGGGCGCCGACGCGGTGCACCCCGGCTACGGCTTCCTCGCCGAGAACGCCGACTTCGCGCAGGCCGTGATCGACGCCGGGCTGATCTGGATCGGCCCGCCGCCCGCCGCGATCAAGGCGCTCGGCGACAAGGTCGCCGCCCGGCACATCGCCCAGCGGGTGGGCGCGCCGCTCGTCGCCGGCACCCCCGACCCGGTCTCCGGCGTCGACGAGGTGATCGAGTTCGCCAAGAAGCACGGCCTGCCGATCGCGATCAAGGCCGCGTACGGCGGCGGCGGGCGCGGCCTCAAGGTCGCCCGCACCCTCGAGGAGATCCCGGACCTCTACGACAGCGCGGTACGCGAGGCGGTGACCGCGTTCGGCCGCGGCGAGTGCTTCGTCGAGCGCTACCTGGACCGCCCGCGGCACGTGGAGACCCAGTGCCTCGCCGACGCGCACGGCAACGTCGTCGTGGTCGGCACCCGGGACTGCTCGCTGCAGCGGCGGCACCAGAAGCTGGTGGAGGAGGCGCCCGCGCCGTTCCTCACCGCCGAGCAGGTCGAGCTGCTGCGCATTAGCTCCAAGGCGATCCTCAAGGAGGCCGGGTACGTCGGCGCGGGCACCTGCGAGTTCCTCGTCGGCCAGGACGGCACGATCTCCTTCCTCGAGGTCAACACCCGGCTGCAGGTCGAGCACCCGGTGACCGAGGAGGTGACCGGCATCGACCTGGTGCGCGAGCAGTTCCGCATCGCCGCCGGGGAGGAGATCGGCTACGACGACCCGGAGCCGCGCGGCCACTCCATCGAGTTCCGCATCAACGCCGAGGACCCGGGGCGCAACTTCCTGCCCGCGCCGGGCACGCTCGCCACCATGCGCGTGCCGTCCGGCCCGGGCGTGCGGCTCGACTCGGGCTACGAGGCGGGCATGACCGTGCCGCAGGCGTTCGACTCGCTCATCGCCAAGCTCATCGTCACCGGCCGCACCCGGGACGAGGCGCTGGCCCGGGCGCGCCGGGCGCTCGCCGAGTTCGAGATCGAGGGCATGCCGACGGTGCTGCCGTTCCACCGCGCCGTGGTCGACGACCCGGCGTTCACCGGCGAGCCGTTCGGCGTGCACACCCGGTGGATCGAGACCGAGTTCGCCGCGGACATCCCGCCGTACGCCGGGGAGATCGCCGAGGCGGAGCCCGCCGAGCGGGAGCGGATCACCGTCGAGGTGGGCGGCAAGCGGCTCGAGGTCGTGCTCCCGGCCGGGCTGACCGCGGGCGGGGGCGCGAAGTCCGGCGGGCGGAACCCGGGCCGTACGGCGAGGCGCTCCGCGCGGCGCGGCGGTCCCGCGCCGGCCGCCGGGGGTGACGCCCTCGTGTCGCCGATGCAGGGCACGATCGTCAAGGTGGTCGTCGCCGACGGCGACACCGTGGCCGCGGGCGACACCGTCGTCGTGCTCGAGGCGATGAAGATGGAGCAGCCGATCACCGCGCACAAGGCGGGCACGATCACCGGCCTGTCCGCGGCGGTGGGCCAGACGGTGAGCGCGGGCGCCACGCTCTGTGAGATCAAGGACGCGTGA
- a CDS encoding gamma-glutamylcyclotransferase, with translation MPVYAAYGSNMDPKQMAQRAPHSPMRGTGWLQGWRLTFGGEDIGWAGALATIVEDPGSQVFVVLYDVPEWDEPLLDQWEGAALGLYRKIRLPVATLDGDVVAWFYVLDDYEGGLPSAHYLGILADAAEKAGAPDDYVRDLRNRPCKSLGD, from the coding sequence GTGCCTGTCTACGCCGCCTACGGCAGCAACATGGATCCCAAGCAGATGGCCCAGCGCGCCCCGCACTCGCCGATGCGCGGCACCGGCTGGCTGCAGGGCTGGCGGCTGACGTTCGGGGGCGAGGACATCGGCTGGGCGGGCGCGCTCGCCACCATCGTCGAGGATCCCGGTAGCCAGGTGTTCGTGGTGCTCTACGACGTCCCGGAGTGGGACGAGCCGTTGCTCGACCAGTGGGAGGGGGCCGCGCTCGGCCTCTACCGCAAGATCCGGCTCCCCGTCGCCACGCTCGACGGCGACGTCGTCGCCTGGTTCTACGTCCTCGACGACTACGAGGGCGGGCTGCCCTCCGCGCACTACCTCGGCATCCTCGCCGACGCCGCGGAGAAGGCGGGAGCGCCCGACGACTACGTGCGCGACCTGCGCAACCGCCCCTGCAAGTCACTTGGAGACTGA
- a CDS encoding NAD(P)H-quinone dehydrogenase, with amino-acid sequence MTRIVIIGGGPGGYEAALVAAQLGAEVTVVERNGPGGSCVLTDCVPSKTLIATSVRKQALLDAASLGVRFDGAADGGTGVRVDLPQVNRRVKELARAQSNDIANRLAAEGVEVIEGEGRLVDPQRVRVGDHTIRADVVIIATGATPRVLPGSEPDGERILDWRQLYDLDTLPEHLIVVGSGVTGAEFAGAYRSLGSQVTLVSSRDRMMPNEDQDAAEVLEEVYRRRGMNVMARSRAASVKRTADGVVVTLEDGRTCEGTHCLMTVGMVPNTTGIGLEEAGVRLGRGGFVEVDKVSRTSAPGVYAAGDCTGVLMLASVAAMQGRIAVWHALGEAVQPLRLATVASNIFTDPEIAAVGVTQAQIERGEVEANVVKLPLATNARAKMQGFTDGFVKLFCRPNTGIVLGGVIVAPRASELILAISLAVQQRLTVDQVAHTFAVYPSLSGSITEAARRLMQPVASVGI; translated from the coding sequence GTGACGAGGATCGTGATCATAGGCGGCGGACCAGGAGGATACGAAGCGGCGCTGGTGGCGGCACAGCTCGGCGCGGAGGTCACCGTGGTCGAGCGCAACGGGCCGGGCGGCTCCTGCGTGCTGACCGACTGCGTCCCGTCCAAGACGCTGATCGCCACATCGGTACGCAAGCAGGCCCTGCTCGACGCCGCGTCGCTCGGCGTGCGCTTCGACGGCGCCGCCGACGGCGGCACCGGGGTGCGGGTGGACCTGCCCCAGGTGAACCGGCGGGTCAAGGAGCTCGCCCGGGCACAGTCGAACGACATCGCCAACCGCCTCGCCGCCGAGGGCGTCGAGGTGATCGAGGGGGAGGGGCGGCTCGTCGACCCGCAGCGGGTCCGCGTGGGCGACCACACCATTCGCGCCGACGTCGTGATCATCGCGACCGGCGCCACGCCGCGCGTGCTGCCCGGCTCCGAGCCCGACGGCGAGCGCATCCTCGACTGGCGCCAGCTCTACGACCTCGACACCCTGCCCGAGCACCTCATCGTGGTCGGCTCCGGCGTGACCGGCGCCGAGTTCGCCGGCGCGTACCGGTCGCTCGGCTCGCAGGTGACCCTCGTCTCCTCGCGCGACCGCATGATGCCGAACGAGGACCAGGACGCGGCCGAGGTGCTCGAGGAGGTCTACCGGCGCCGCGGCATGAACGTCATGGCACGTTCCCGCGCCGCCTCGGTGAAGCGCACCGCCGACGGCGTGGTCGTCACCCTGGAGGACGGCCGCACCTGCGAGGGCACGCACTGCCTGATGACCGTCGGCATGGTGCCGAACACCACCGGCATCGGCCTGGAGGAGGCCGGGGTACGGCTCGGCCGCGGCGGGTTCGTCGAGGTGGACAAGGTGTCCCGCACCTCGGCCCCCGGCGTGTACGCGGCCGGTGACTGCACCGGCGTGCTCATGCTCGCCTCGGTCGCCGCGATGCAGGGCCGGATCGCGGTCTGGCACGCGCTCGGCGAGGCGGTGCAGCCGCTGCGGCTCGCCACGGTCGCCTCGAACATCTTCACCGACCCGGAGATCGCCGCCGTCGGCGTCACCCAGGCCCAGATCGAGCGCGGCGAGGTCGAGGCGAACGTGGTCAAGCTGCCGCTGGCCACCAACGCCCGGGCGAAGATGCAGGGCTTCACCGACGGGTTCGTCAAGCTGTTCTGCCGCCCCAACACCGGCATCGTGCTCGGCGGCGTGATCGTCGCGCCGCGCGCCTCCGAGCTGATCCTCGCGATCTCGCTCGCCGTGCAGCAGCGGCTCACCGTCGACCAGGTCGCGCACACCTTCGCCGTCTACCCGTCGCTGTCCGGGTCGATCACCGAGGCGGCCCGCCGCCTCATGCAGCCGGTCGCCTCCGTCGGCATCTGA